A window of Candidatus Neomarinimicrobiota bacterium genomic DNA:
CCTTCAGACGGCTGGAGCGAACGGCGGCTGGATCGAACAGCGCCAGGGACGAGAATCGGAGGACCCCCTCCCGCTTGTGTCCCTGCCGCCAGTACCACCCATAAAACAGGGGCAGTAGCACCAGCAGGAGCAACCACCACGGCTGTTGAAACTCGAGCATATATCAGACAGAATACTCTTGCTCGATAAAACGGCTTAGTTGGAAAATAGTTTCCTCGTGGAAGTGGTTGGCCGTCAGCTGCAGCCCGATGGGCAGCCCATTGCGGGACTGGCCCACCGGGATATTCATGGAGGGTACACCCGCCAGACTCATCGGCACCGTGAAAACATCGGATAGATACATGGTTAGTGGGTCATCAACCTTGGACCCGATGGGGAATGCCGGGGTCGGGCTGGTTGGGGTGAGCAGGATATCCACCTCTTTCAAGGCCTGCAGGAAATCTTGCTGCATGAGGCGGCGGACGCGCTGGGCCCGGATGTAATAGCGATCCATGTACCCGGCGGAGAGAACGTAGGTGCCCAGCATGATGCGCCGCTGCACTTCAGGGCCAAAGCCGCTGCTGCGGGTGTCGGTGTAAAGCGCTTCCAGGCTGTCCCTTAACTGCAAACGCATTCCATAGCGAATTCCGTCGTACCGTGCCAGATTGGAAGAGGCCTCGGCGGTGGTGAGAATGTAGTAAGCGGCGATCCCGTAATCGGTATGCGGTAGGGAAACTTCAGTAACCGTGAAGCCCTGGTCCTTGAGGAACTGGATGAGATCCCGGTACCGGTCACTGATCTCACGATCCATTCCCTCATGTTCGTATTCCGGGGCGATGCCAACGATAAGGTTGCGGGCCTGCTCTTCGCGGTAGGCAAAGGGCTTCACCGGCTCGGCGGCGGAAGTGCTGTCCCGGGGGTCATGACCAGCGATGACTTCGAACACCGTGGCGGTAAGCTCCGTATTCCTGGCGAAAACCGACACCTGATCGAAAGACGAGGCGAAGGCTACCAGTCCATATCGAGAGACCCGTCCGTAGGTAGGCTTAAGGCCATAAATGCCGCAGAAAGCCGCCGGCTGGCGCACCGATCCGCCAGTGTCACTTCCCAGGGCTGCATCCACCAGGCCCGTCGCCACGACCACCGCCGAACCGCCACTACTGCCTCCGGGTACCAATTCCGGGTTGCAGGGATTGCGGGCCGGGCCGAAGCAGGAATACTCGGTAGACGAGCCCATGGCAAACTCGTCCATATTGGTCTTGGCAACGATG
This region includes:
- the gatA gene encoding Asp-tRNA(Asn)/Glu-tRNA(Gln) amidotransferase subunit GatA, whose product is MSSSPLERIKAFPAALKEQQELNAVVTDTSTQALRRLEAGPAEGPLSGKLLAIKDNLNLVDFPTTCASRTLEGYISLYTATPVQRLLDAGAAIVAKTNMDEFAMGSSTEYSCFGPARNPCNPELVPGGSSGGSAVVVATGLVDAALGSDTGGSVRQPAAFCGIYGLKPTYGRVSRYGLVAFASSFDQVSVFARNTELTATVFEVIAGHDPRDSTSAAEPVKPFAYREEQARNLIVGIAPEYEHEGMDREISDRYRDLIQFLKDQGFTVTEVSLPHTDYGIAAYYILTTAEASSNLARYDGIRYGMRLQLRDSLEALYTDTRSSGFGPEVQRRIMLGTYVLSAGYMDRYYIRAQRVRRLMQQDFLQALKEVDILLTPTSPTPAFPIGSKVDDPLTMYLSDVFTVPMSLAGVPSMNIPVGQSRNGLPIGLQLTANHFHEETIFQLSRFIEQEYSV